The following are encoded in a window of Saccharothrix longispora genomic DNA:
- the hisG gene encoding ATP phosphoribosyltransferase: protein MAPLRFALPNKGSLSAPAAQMLAEAGYRVNRSGRELIVADPANDVQFFFLRPRDIAVYVGEGSLDVGITGRDLLLDSTVSAKEILALGFGRAKFYFASKPGGIEDAAGLEGKRIATSYPNLVKHHLDELGLKAHLVRLDGAVETAVELGVADAIADVVETGITLKTSGLETFGSPILKSEAVLIRNESVEGTPSAVRAVEILHRRLQGVLIARRYVILDFDCPAEAQEEAFKLVPGIESPTVSPLAREGWVAVRSLVPRDDAPFIMDELWRVGARAILVSSLDTCRI, encoded by the coding sequence ATGGCTCCTCTTCGCTTCGCCCTGCCCAACAAGGGTTCGTTGAGTGCTCCCGCGGCCCAAATGCTGGCCGAAGCGGGCTACCGGGTGAACAGGTCCGGCCGTGAGCTGATCGTGGCGGACCCGGCAAATGACGTGCAGTTCTTTTTCCTGCGTCCCCGCGACATCGCGGTGTACGTGGGCGAGGGGTCGTTGGACGTCGGCATCACCGGTCGCGATCTGCTCCTCGATTCCACGGTGTCCGCGAAGGAGATCCTGGCGCTCGGCTTCGGCCGGGCCAAGTTCTACTTCGCGTCGAAGCCGGGCGGCATCGAGGACGCGGCCGGCCTGGAGGGCAAGCGGATCGCCACGAGCTACCCGAACCTCGTCAAGCACCACCTCGACGAGTTGGGCCTCAAGGCCCACCTCGTGCGGCTGGACGGCGCGGTCGAGACCGCCGTCGAACTGGGTGTCGCCGACGCGATCGCCGACGTCGTCGAGACCGGCATCACCCTCAAGACCTCCGGCCTGGAGACCTTCGGCTCGCCGATCCTCAAGTCCGAGGCGGTCCTCATCCGGAACGAGTCGGTCGAGGGGACGCCGAGCGCCGTGCGCGCCGTCGAGATCCTGCACCGCCGGCTCCAGGGCGTGCTCATCGCCCGCCGCTACGTGATCCTCGACTTCGACTGCCCCGCCGAGGCCCAGGAGGAGGCGTTCAAGCTCGTGCCGGGCATCGAGTCGCCCACCGTCTCGCCGCTGGCCCGCGAGGGCTGGGTCGCCGTGCGCTCCCTCGTGCCGCGCGACGACGCGCCGTTCATCATGGACGAGCTGTGGCGCGTCGGCGCCCGCGCCATCCTGGTCAGCTCCCTGGACACCTGCCGCATCTAG
- a CDS encoding FMN reductase, which yields MTTLTAVHAGLGSPSSTELLTGRLAASAQRLLPDARVRTVHLRDLARDVADNLVTGFPGARLREALAEVVDADALIAVTPTFNASYSGLFKSFVDVLEPGSLEGKPVLIGATGGSERHSLVLDHAMRPLFAHLKAIVLPTGVYAASSDWGAEGLPGRIDRAAGELADLLTGRPAPAKRSGEDFVPFDRLLAER from the coding sequence ATGACGACCCTCACCGCGGTGCACGCGGGGCTCGGCTCCCCGTCGTCCACCGAACTGCTGACCGGCCGGCTCGCCGCGTCCGCCCAGCGGCTCCTGCCCGACGCGCGGGTGCGCACCGTGCACCTGCGCGACCTGGCCCGGGACGTGGCCGACAACCTGGTCACCGGCTTTCCGGGCGCGCGGCTGCGCGAGGCGCTGGCCGAGGTGGTGGACGCCGACGCGCTGATCGCGGTCACACCGACGTTCAACGCCTCCTACAGCGGGCTGTTCAAGTCCTTCGTGGACGTGCTGGAGCCGGGCTCGCTGGAGGGCAAGCCGGTGCTCATCGGTGCGACCGGCGGCTCCGAGCGGCACTCGCTGGTGCTCGACCACGCGATGCGGCCCCTGTTCGCCCACCTCAAGGCGATCGTGCTGCCGACCGGCGTGTACGCCGCGTCATCGGACTGGGGCGCCGAGGGCCTGCCCGGTCGCATCGACCGCGCCGCGGGCGAGCTGGCCGACCTGCTCACCGGGCGGCCCGCGCCGGCGAAGCGGTCCGGCGAGGACTTCGTGCCGTTCGACCGGCTGCTCGCCGAGCGCTGA
- a CDS encoding ATP-binding protein — translation MRLIGRDHPAGLLRAEVDRATRSHGGLVLVAGEAGIGKTTLVTDAAERARQQGALVLGGTCWDSDSAPGYWPWVQVLRALRRAAPPEQWAALDGGPPAVLLGEAHAGVEHAADAFPLYDAVTTALVAASHRCPVVVVLEDLHWADAASLRLLEFAARHTWFERLLVIGTYRDAEVDAVDHPVRPLLTPLLGRATTVALSGLGPAEVGELIARTAGRAPEPDLVDEVHRRTGGNPFFVEQTARLWHGGGPVTAIAPGVRDAVQRRLSLLPAEVGDLLASASVLGRQFHRRVLAMTAALPAPAVDKLLDQAAQARLVRGLGGGRFSFAHDLVREALYEGLSDVDERHAAVVRALGVDPAGGPLADEVLPADLARHAHLGAARLPADRVVDVIVAAARHASSRMAPEEAVGHYRRALEHADGVRRRIAVTVELGHELFHCTEPAEAERLYEQAAQAARGLDDPEPLARVALALHRFAEPEGSGHEVLREAYERFVGPVRDLPAEELAREIAVRTTEAARSGGDDGALASGLWAAYDMTTGIARAEERLALTDELIAVSRRSGDHSAEHFGTSLRWVALAELGDPRYLDQLHAFVALSDRFGLARFHFSAAIDQCIVATFQGRYAEATAMLAGAADLGAGGRAEIRLMYLHLKWALLLAQGRFDELAALEPDVAASAHPCPEVLAGITALERGDVATARELVRPDERPQPGVEPLWLRFQAQYAVAAGDRDLAVRVRDRLAPHRGKWLVSLYGCDLSGPVDLWLGLLDRFLGRHDDAVRELTAARRSAERMHAPPWAERADRHLTGTGPAAAGHEFRRDGDVWSLSYRGTAVRVPDAKGLRDLHALLSRAGDPVPATSLLAPEAVPAARLGGDPVLDDEAKARYRRRLALLDEEIDRAADDDRAAALDRERAALLEELRAAAGLAGRTRRLGDDAERARKAVTARIRDTLRKLDARHPELAAHLRETVSTGATCVYSGRERFRL, via the coding sequence ATGCGACTGATCGGACGTGACCACCCGGCGGGGCTGCTGCGCGCCGAGGTCGATCGTGCCACCCGCAGCCACGGCGGGCTCGTGCTCGTCGCGGGCGAGGCCGGGATCGGCAAGACGACCCTGGTGACCGACGCCGCGGAGCGGGCGCGGCAGCAGGGCGCGCTGGTGCTCGGCGGGACGTGCTGGGACTCCGACAGCGCACCCGGCTACTGGCCGTGGGTGCAGGTCCTGCGGGCGCTGCGCCGGGCGGCGCCGCCGGAGCAGTGGGCGGCCCTCGACGGTGGTCCGCCGGCGGTCCTGCTGGGCGAGGCGCACGCCGGCGTCGAGCACGCCGCCGACGCCTTCCCGCTCTACGACGCGGTCACGACGGCGCTCGTCGCCGCGTCGCACCGCTGCCCGGTGGTGGTCGTGCTGGAGGACCTGCACTGGGCGGACGCCGCGTCGTTGCGGCTGCTGGAGTTCGCCGCGCGGCACACCTGGTTCGAGCGGCTGCTGGTGATCGGCACCTACCGCGACGCCGAGGTCGACGCCGTCGACCACCCGGTGCGCCCGCTGCTGACGCCGCTGCTGGGCCGGGCCACCACGGTGGCGCTGTCCGGCCTCGGCCCGGCGGAGGTGGGCGAGCTGATCGCGCGCACCGCGGGGCGCGCGCCCGAGCCCGACCTGGTCGACGAGGTGCACCGGCGCACCGGCGGCAACCCGTTCTTCGTGGAGCAGACCGCCCGGCTGTGGCACGGCGGCGGTCCGGTCACCGCCATCGCGCCGGGGGTGCGCGACGCCGTGCAGCGGCGGTTGTCGTTGCTCCCCGCGGAGGTGGGCGACCTGCTGGCGTCGGCCTCCGTGCTGGGGCGGCAGTTCCACCGGCGGGTCCTGGCGATGACCGCCGCGCTGCCCGCGCCGGCCGTGGACAAGCTGCTCGACCAGGCCGCACAGGCCCGGTTGGTGCGCGGGCTGGGCGGCGGCCGGTTCTCCTTCGCCCACGACCTGGTGCGCGAGGCGCTGTACGAAGGTCTGTCCGATGTGGACGAACGGCACGCCGCCGTGGTGCGGGCGCTGGGCGTGGACCCCGCCGGCGGGCCGCTCGCCGACGAGGTGCTGCCCGCCGACCTGGCGCGGCACGCGCACCTGGGCGCGGCGAGGTTGCCCGCCGACCGGGTGGTCGACGTGATCGTGGCCGCCGCGCGGCACGCGAGCAGCCGCATGGCACCGGAGGAGGCCGTCGGGCACTACCGGCGGGCGCTGGAGCACGCCGACGGCGTCCGGCGGCGCATCGCCGTCACCGTGGAGCTGGGGCACGAGCTGTTCCACTGCACCGAACCGGCCGAGGCCGAGCGGTTGTACGAGCAGGCGGCGCAGGCGGCGCGCGGGTTGGACGACCCGGAGCCGCTGGCGCGGGTGGCGCTGGCCCTCCACCGGTTCGCCGAACCGGAGGGGTCGGGGCACGAGGTGCTGCGCGAGGCGTACGAGCGGTTCGTCGGGCCCGTGCGGGACCTGCCGGCCGAGGAGCTGGCGCGGGAGATCGCGGTGCGCACCACGGAGGCGGCGCGCTCGGGCGGCGACGACGGCGCGCTGGCCTCCGGCCTGTGGGCCGCGTACGACATGACGACGGGCATCGCCCGCGCCGAGGAGCGGCTCGCGCTCACCGACGAGCTGATCGCCGTGTCGCGGCGCAGCGGCGACCACAGCGCCGAGCACTTCGGGACCTCGCTGCGCTGGGTGGCGCTGGCCGAGCTGGGCGATCCGCGCTACCTCGACCAGCTGCACGCGTTCGTGGCGCTGTCCGACCGGTTCGGCCTGGCCCGGTTCCACTTCTCGGCGGCCATCGACCAGTGCATCGTGGCCACGTTCCAGGGCAGGTACGCCGAGGCGACCGCGATGCTCGCCGGGGCGGCCGACCTCGGCGCGGGCGGCCGGGCCGAGATCCGGTTGATGTACCTGCACCTGAAGTGGGCGCTGCTGCTGGCCCAGGGCCGGTTCGACGAACTGGCCGCGCTGGAGCCGGACGTCGCGGCGAGCGCGCACCCGTGCCCGGAGGTGCTGGCGGGCATCACGGCGCTGGAGCGGGGCGACGTCGCCACCGCCCGCGAGCTCGTCCGGCCGGACGAGCGCCCCCAGCCCGGCGTGGAACCGCTGTGGTTGCGCTTCCAGGCGCAGTACGCGGTGGCCGCGGGCGACCGGGACCTGGCCGTCCGGGTCCGGGACCGGCTGGCGCCGCACCGCGGCAAGTGGCTGGTGTCCCTGTACGGGTGCGACCTGTCCGGCCCGGTGGACCTGTGGCTGGGCCTGCTGGACCGGTTCCTGGGCAGGCACGACGACGCGGTGCGCGAGCTGACCGCGGCCCGGCGGTCGGCCGAGCGGATGCACGCGCCGCCGTGGGCGGAGCGCGCCGACCGCCACCTGACCGGTACCGGTCCCGCCGCGGCCGGCCACGAGTTCCGCCGCGACGGCGACGTGTGGTCGTTGTCCTACCGGGGCACGGCGGTCCGGGTGCCGGACGCCAAGGGGCTGCGCGACCTGCACGCGCTGTTGAGCCGGGCGGGCGACCCGGTGCCCGCCACGTCACTGCTGGCGCCGGAAGCCGTCCCGGCCGCGCGGCTCGGCGGGGACCCGGTCCTGGACGACGAGGCCAAGGCGCGCTACCGACGGCGCCTGGCCCTGTTGGACGAGGAGATCGACCGGGCGGCGGACGACGACCGCGCCGCCGCCCTGGACCGGGAGCGCGCGGCCCTGCTGGAGGAGCTGCGCGCCGCCGCGGGCCTGGCCGGCCGCACCCGCCGGCTCGGCGACGACGCGGAACGCGCCCGCAAGGCCGTCACCGCCCGCATCCGCGACACCCTGCGCAAGCTCGACGCACGCCACCCCGAACTCGCGGCCCACCTGCGGGAGACCGTCTCGACCGGCGCGACGTGCGTCTACTCGGGACGCGAGCGCTTCCGCCTCTGA
- a CDS encoding PASTA domain-containing protein has translation MKTRLSVLVAGAALLAACSPSSQTARPAAATTAPAATTSAVTPAATPGTSAAALAPTAVAPAPAPPSTCTVPDVVGMVHQTAQDTMQAAGLYNLREEDATGRGRVLVLDRNWTTTAQSVPAGSSVDCLAEVRLSAVKIGE, from the coding sequence GTGAAGACCCGCTTATCCGTGCTCGTCGCCGGCGCGGCCCTGCTCGCCGCCTGCTCGCCGTCGTCGCAGACCGCCCGGCCCGCCGCCGCCACGACCGCGCCCGCCGCCACGACGAGCGCTGTGACGCCCGCCGCGACGCCCGGGACGAGCGCCGCGGCCCTGGCGCCCACGGCGGTCGCCCCGGCACCGGCCCCGCCCTCGACGTGCACGGTGCCCGACGTGGTCGGCATGGTGCACCAGACCGCCCAGGACACGATGCAGGCGGCGGGGCTGTACAACCTCCGGGAAGAGGACGCCACGGGCCGGGGGCGCGTGCTCGTGCTCGACCGCAACTGGACGACCACCGCGCAGAGCGTGCCCGCCGGTTCCTCGGTGGACTGCCTGGCGGAGGTCCGGCTGTCGGCCGTGAAGATCGGCGAGTAG
- a CDS encoding NADPH-dependent FMN reductase, with the protein MQPLRIAVVVGSTREGRVGDDIARWVAGVAGLRAGVEPVLVDLADYDFPARYPRLPTPPVRRFAGEVARADGFVVVTPEYNRSFPASLKQAIDLAYDEWHAKPAGLVSYGYRTAGSHAAEQLRPVFTELHVTTVRDTVAVDLRDGRPLDSEDRVRAADAMLDQLTWWAEALRDARRRRPYVS; encoded by the coding sequence ATGCAGCCGTTGCGCATCGCCGTGGTCGTCGGCAGCACCCGCGAGGGGCGCGTCGGCGACGACATCGCGCGCTGGGTCGCCGGCGTCGCCGGCCTCAGGGCCGGCGTCGAACCGGTCCTGGTCGACCTCGCCGACTACGACTTCCCGGCCCGCTACCCGCGCCTGCCCACCCCGCCGGTGCGGAGGTTCGCCGGCGAGGTCGCGCGGGCCGACGGCTTCGTCGTGGTCACGCCCGAGTACAACCGCAGCTTCCCCGCCTCCCTCAAGCAGGCGATCGACCTCGCCTATGACGAGTGGCACGCGAAACCCGCGGGCCTCGTCTCCTACGGCTACCGCACCGCGGGCTCCCACGCCGCCGAGCAGCTCCGGCCGGTCTTCACCGAGCTGCACGTCACGACGGTGCGCGACACCGTCGCCGTGGACCTGCGCGACGGCCGGCCGCTGGACTCCGAGGACCGCGTGCGTGCCGCCGACGCCATGCTCGACCAGCTCACCTGGTGGGCGGAGGCGCTGCGCGACGCGCGCCGCCGCCGACCGTACGTCTCCTAG
- a CDS encoding acyl-CoA dehydrogenase family protein, with protein MHELVRRAAGIVPVLRAHADWGDRHRRLHEESLEAMADAGVLRMRVAAEHGGAEADLATVVRVIAELARGDGSAAWTAAVWTVSAWVAGRFPEAVRQEVFAKPDVRITGILSTTATATPVPGGVLVNGRWAFTTGAQHSDWTVVAAVRTTGRPVVLAVPTADLTVLDDWHTPGLRATGSATTVADGVFVPPERVLDLAPLLDGDHTAPGPMFRAPYAAAACATVGAPAAGLARGAVQAHPDAPRAREAAVLADEAEFHVHRAADAVDRTSSTTRPWTPEDRTRVRRDLGEACLRAKDAADVLGTGDEVLHRVRRDVHALNLHAVLHPHASLERYGEVLQNGACPPPPRGGGRRSGGADAVRGSATP; from the coding sequence GTGCACGAGCTGGTCCGGCGCGCCGCCGGGATCGTCCCGGTCCTGCGCGCGCACGCCGACTGGGGCGACCGGCACCGCCGTCTGCACGAGGAGTCGCTGGAGGCGATGGCCGACGCCGGCGTGCTGCGGATGCGCGTCGCCGCCGAGCACGGCGGCGCGGAGGCCGACCTGGCCACCGTCGTGCGGGTGATCGCCGAGCTGGCCCGCGGCGACGGCTCGGCGGCCTGGACGGCGGCCGTCTGGACCGTGTCGGCGTGGGTCGCCGGCCGGTTCCCCGAAGCCGTGCGCCAGGAGGTCTTCGCCAAACCGGACGTGCGGATCACCGGCATCCTCAGCACCACCGCGACCGCCACCCCCGTGCCCGGCGGCGTGCTCGTCAACGGCCGCTGGGCGTTCACCACCGGCGCCCAGCACAGCGACTGGACCGTCGTCGCGGCCGTGCGCACCACCGGGCGACCGGTCGTGCTGGCCGTCCCGACGGCCGACCTCACCGTGCTCGATGACTGGCACACCCCCGGCCTGCGCGCCACCGGCAGCGCCACCACCGTCGCCGACGGCGTGTTCGTGCCCCCCGAACGGGTGCTCGACCTGGCACCGCTGCTCGACGGCGACCACACCGCCCCCGGCCCGATGTTCCGCGCCCCCTACGCCGCCGCCGCGTGCGCCACCGTCGGCGCACCCGCCGCCGGCCTCGCCCGCGGAGCCGTCCAGGCGCACCCCGATGCGCCCCGGGCGCGCGAGGCCGCCGTGCTGGCCGACGAGGCCGAGTTCCACGTCCACCGCGCCGCCGACGCCGTCGACCGCACGTCCTCCACCACGCGGCCGTGGACCCCCGAGGACCGCACCCGCGTGCGCCGCGACCTCGGTGAGGCGTGCCTGCGCGCGAAGGACGCCGCCGACGTGCTCGGCACGGGCGACGAGGTCCTGCACCGGGTCCGGCGCGACGTGCACGCGCTGAACCTGCACGCCGTGCTCCACCCCCACGCGAGCCTGGAGCGGTACGGCGAAGTCCTCCAGAACGGCGCGTGCCCGCCACCGCCGCGCGGTGGCGGCCGGCGTTCCGGCGGCGCGGACGCGGTCAGGGGATCGGCCACGCCCTGA
- a CDS encoding ABC transporter permease, whose translation MTVTEEAQLLTAPKAEDLAAVLLETERPPRPSALSASLTFGWRAVLKIKHVPEQLFDVTAFPIMMTLMFTYLFGGALAGSPGEYIQYLLPGITVTSVVMITMYTGVAVNTDIEKGVFDRFRTLPIWRPAPMVGYILGDLLRYVLASATIMVVGLLLGFRPGGGAVGVLLGVAVLVAFSFAFSWIWTTFGLLLRSEKSVMGVSMLVLFPLTFLSNVYVMPTTMPGWLQVFVNVNPVTKLVDAVRSLMAGGFDSGAMLWTLGYGVVFTVVFGAWTMRLYNRK comes from the coding sequence GTGACCGTCACCGAGGAAGCCCAGCTCCTGACCGCGCCCAAGGCGGAGGACCTGGCGGCGGTGCTGCTCGAGACCGAGAGGCCGCCGCGCCCCAGCGCGCTGTCCGCGTCGCTCACGTTCGGCTGGCGGGCCGTGCTGAAGATCAAGCACGTGCCCGAGCAGCTGTTCGACGTGACCGCGTTCCCGATCATGATGACGCTCATGTTCACCTACCTGTTCGGCGGCGCCCTCGCGGGCTCGCCGGGGGAGTACATCCAGTACCTGCTGCCCGGCATCACCGTCACCAGCGTCGTGATGATCACCATGTACACCGGCGTCGCGGTGAACACCGACATCGAGAAGGGCGTGTTCGACCGGTTCCGCACGCTGCCGATCTGGCGGCCCGCGCCGATGGTCGGCTACATCCTCGGCGACCTGCTGCGCTACGTGCTGGCGTCGGCGACGATCATGGTCGTCGGCCTGCTGCTCGGGTTCCGGCCCGGCGGCGGCGCCGTGGGCGTGCTGCTCGGCGTGGCCGTGCTGGTGGCGTTCTCGTTCGCGTTCTCGTGGATCTGGACGACGTTCGGCCTGCTGCTGCGCAGCGAGAAGTCCGTGATGGGCGTGAGCATGCTCGTGCTGTTCCCGCTGACGTTCCTGTCGAACGTCTACGTCATGCCGACCACGATGCCGGGCTGGCTCCAGGTGTTCGTCAACGTCAACCCCGTGACGAAGCTGGTGGACGCGGTGCGCTCGCTGATGGCGGGCGGTTTCGACAGCGGCGCGATGCTGTGGACGCTCGGGTACGGCGTGGTGTTCACCGTCGTGTTCGGCGCGTGGACGATGCGCCTCTACAACCGCAAGTGA
- a CDS encoding ATP-binding cassette domain-containing protein: MNAIETSGLVKVFGDTRAVDGVDLTVPAGTVYGLLGPNGAGKTTTVRLLATLLRPDDGEARVFGHDVRADPDAVRQLVSLTGQYASVDEDLTGTENLVLLGRLLGHPRAHARRRAAQMLDAFGLTEAAAKQVKHYSGGMRRRLDIAASILNTPKLLFLDEPTTGLDPRSRNQVWDIIRAVVAHGTTVLLTTQYLDEADQLASRIAVIDHGKVIAEGTKGELKASVGVGSVHLRLRDADQRLRAQEVLTRALDAEVLLDGDPVALTARLTGRATEQAAEALGQLAREGITVDNFSLGQPSLDEVFLALTDKNKNKETAA, from the coding sequence ATGAACGCCATCGAAACGTCGGGCCTGGTCAAGGTGTTCGGCGACACCCGCGCCGTGGACGGCGTGGACCTGACCGTGCCCGCCGGGACGGTGTACGGGCTGCTGGGCCCGAACGGGGCGGGCAAGACCACGACGGTCCGCCTGCTGGCCACCCTGCTGCGACCCGACGACGGGGAGGCGCGGGTGTTCGGCCACGACGTGCGCGCCGACCCGGACGCCGTGCGGCAGCTGGTCAGCCTCACCGGCCAGTACGCCTCCGTCGACGAGGACCTGACCGGCACCGAGAACCTGGTGCTGCTGGGCAGGTTGCTCGGCCACCCCCGCGCGCACGCCCGGCGCCGCGCCGCGCAGATGCTCGACGCGTTCGGCCTCACCGAGGCCGCGGCCAAGCAGGTCAAGCACTACTCCGGCGGTATGCGGCGCAGGCTCGACATCGCCGCCAGCATCCTCAACACCCCGAAGCTGCTGTTCCTGGACGAACCCACCACGGGCCTCGACCCGCGCAGCCGCAACCAGGTGTGGGACATCATCCGCGCGGTCGTCGCGCACGGCACCACCGTGCTGCTGACCACGCAGTACCTGGACGAGGCCGACCAGCTCGCGTCCCGCATCGCGGTGATCGACCACGGCAAGGTCATCGCCGAGGGCACCAAGGGCGAGCTGAAGGCGTCCGTCGGCGTGGGCTCGGTGCACCTGCGGCTGCGCGACGCCGACCAGCGCCTCCGCGCCCAGGAGGTGCTGACCCGCGCGCTGGACGCCGAGGTGCTGCTCGACGGCGACCCCGTCGCCCTCACCGCCCGCCTCACCGGCCGCGCCACCGAGCAGGCCGCCGAGGCGCTGGGGCAGCTGGCCCGCGAGGGCATCACCGTCGACAACTTCTCCCTCGGCCAGCCCAGCCTGGACGAGGTCTTCCTGGCCCTGACCGACAAGAACAAGAACAAGGAGACCGCGGCGTGA
- a CDS encoding LLM class flavin-dependent oxidoreductase — MQFGVFTVGDVTPDPTTGRTPTEAERIKAMVAIALKAEEVGLDVFATGEHHNPPFVPSSPTTMLGWIAARTEKLILSTATTLITTNDPVKIAEDYAMLQHLADGRVDLIMGRGNTGPVYPWFGKDIRDGIDLAIENYALLRRLWREDVVDWEGKHRTPLQSFTATPRPLDGVPPFVWHGSIRSPQIAEQAAYYGDGFFANHIFWPKEHFQRLITFYRERFEHHGHGAAHQAIVGLGGQVFMRRNSQDAVDEFRPYFDNAPVYGHGPSLEEFTSQTPLTVGSPQQVVEKTLTFREHFGDYQRQLFLIDHAGLPLKTVLEQLDLLGEILPTLRCEFAVGRPADVPEAPTHQSLLGAKADVR, encoded by the coding sequence ATGCAGTTCGGTGTCTTCACCGTCGGCGACGTGACGCCCGACCCGACGACGGGGCGGACGCCGACCGAGGCCGAGCGCATCAAGGCCATGGTCGCGATCGCGCTGAAGGCCGAGGAGGTCGGCCTGGACGTCTTCGCGACCGGCGAGCACCACAACCCGCCGTTCGTGCCCTCCTCGCCGACGACCATGCTCGGCTGGATCGCGGCCCGGACCGAGAAGCTGATCCTCTCCACCGCCACCACGCTGATCACCACCAACGACCCGGTGAAGATCGCCGAGGACTACGCCATGCTCCAGCACCTGGCCGACGGCCGGGTGGACCTGATCATGGGGCGCGGCAACACCGGCCCGGTGTACCCGTGGTTCGGCAAGGACATCCGCGACGGCATCGACCTCGCCATCGAGAACTACGCCCTGCTGCGCAGGCTGTGGCGCGAGGACGTCGTGGACTGGGAGGGCAAGCACCGCACCCCGCTCCAGTCCTTCACCGCCACGCCCCGCCCGCTCGACGGCGTGCCGCCGTTCGTCTGGCACGGGTCGATCCGCAGCCCGCAGATCGCCGAGCAGGCCGCCTACTACGGGGACGGCTTCTTCGCCAACCACATCTTCTGGCCCAAGGAGCACTTCCAGCGGTTGATCACGTTCTACCGCGAGCGCTTCGAGCACCACGGCCACGGCGCCGCGCACCAGGCGATCGTCGGCCTGGGCGGCCAGGTGTTCATGCGCCGCAACTCGCAGGACGCGGTCGACGAGTTCCGGCCGTACTTCGACAACGCTCCCGTCTACGGCCACGGCCCGTCGCTGGAGGAGTTCACCTCCCAGACGCCGCTGACCGTCGGCAGCCCGCAGCAGGTCGTCGAGAAGACGCTGACCTTCCGCGAGCACTTCGGCGACTACCAGCGCCAGCTGTTCCTGATCGACCACGCGGGCCTGCCGCTCAAGACCGTGCTGGAGCAGCTCGACCTGCTCGGGGAGATCCTGCCCACCCTGCGCTGCGAGTTCGCCGTCGGCCGCCCCGCCGACGTCCCCGAGGCGCCCACCCACCAGTCCCTGCTCGGCGCGAAGGCGGACGTGCGATGA
- a CDS encoding GNAT family N-acetyltransferase, with product MSASLHLAVRNATALTTALARARGHELVSRQGFLAMNGEPLLRVLVRRPHPAPDDLAELALLVERARARIVVEDSFSTVDGAGLGLTAKHMPVMLRHARPVPPPALEVVPARTPADVALVERVVVDGFPLTGFPPGGALPAGLLDAEGVALHLARRGGEPAGACLTVAADHAIGVYWLATLPAHRSRGVGRALLHAVLADPVPATLTATDEGLPLYDSLGFEVVTRATWWSN from the coding sequence ATGTCCGCCTCGCTGCACCTGGCGGTGCGCAACGCCACCGCCCTGACCACCGCGCTGGCACGGGCCCGCGGGCACGAGTTGGTGTCCCGGCAGGGGTTCCTCGCGATGAACGGGGAACCCCTGCTGCGGGTGCTGGTGCGCCGGCCCCACCCCGCCCCCGACGACCTCGCCGAACTGGCCCTGCTGGTCGAGCGGGCCCGGGCGCGGATCGTGGTCGAGGACTCGTTCTCCACCGTCGACGGCGCCGGTCTCGGGCTGACCGCCAAGCACATGCCGGTGATGCTCCGCCACGCCCGACCCGTGCCGCCGCCCGCCCTGGAGGTCGTGCCCGCGCGCACCCCGGCCGACGTCGCGCTCGTCGAACGGGTCGTCGTCGACGGCTTCCCGCTGACCGGCTTCCCGCCCGGCGGCGCGCTGCCCGCCGGTCTGCTCGACGCCGAGGGCGTGGCGCTGCACCTGGCGCGGCGCGGCGGCGAACCGGCCGGGGCGTGCCTCACGGTCGCGGCCGACCACGCGATCGGCGTGTACTGGCTGGCCACCCTGCCCGCGCACCGCTCCCGCGGCGTCGGCCGCGCGCTGCTGCACGCCGTGCTCGCCGACCCCGTGCCGGCCACCCTCACCGCGACCGACGAGGGCCTGCCGCTCTACGACTCGCTCGGCTTCGAGGTGGTCACCCGCGCGACCTGGTGGTCGAACTGA